One genomic region from Lineus longissimus chromosome 6, tnLinLong1.2, whole genome shotgun sequence encodes:
- the LOC135489926 gene encoding uncharacterized protein LOC135489926 yields MFRLFTQRKTHRWLEALPDLLAAYNASVHRVIGMKPKDVKIEHEEYLWDKLYGKEFPKKAIFRFQIGDVVRIARIPTSLFEKGSTVKWTEENFVVAHRRATEPPTYKLHDLQQELIKGSFYEHQMQKIEMPTDEQTYHVDILKRRKRKGKLQFFVHYRGWPSSFDEWVDKGQVTSLT; encoded by the coding sequence ATGTTTCGTTTGTTCACGCAACGCAAGACACACCGATGGTTGGAGGCACTGCCCGATTTGCTGGCTGCTTACAATGCAAGCGTTCACAGAGTAATCGGTATGAAACCCAAGGATGTGAAGATTGAACACGAAGAGTATTTATGGGACAAACTGTACGGAAAGGAATTTCCGAAAAaagccatttttcgtttccaaaTCGGGGACGTAGTTCGTATCGCTCGAATTCCCACCAGCCTGTTTGAGAAAGGATCGACTGTCAAATGGACAGAAGAGAATTTTGTAGTCGCACATCGCAGAGCGACAGAGCCACCCACCTATAAGCTGCATGACTTACAGCAAGAACTGATCAAAGGCTCGTTTTATGAACATCAGATGCAGAAAATTGAGATGCCAACGGATGAGCAAACCTATCACGTCGATATTTTAAAACGCCGGAAACGCAAGGGAAAGCTCCAATTCTTCGTACACTACAGAGGCTGGCCGTCGAGTTTTGACGAATGGGTGGACAAAGGACAAGTGACTTCCCTTACATAA
- the LOC135489925 gene encoding uncharacterized protein LOC135489925 encodes MPIAVAGKRLCVNPDYKSSLFTYVGSDCVKKFLEWLNEQIEEARIIDLHCSKDSLEHMSSRDWKKFVSQQHCEMCGIEFTIGVKKCIDHCHLQADRMRYVLSNLVELMKNKTSTIVDPESGMKQNQSAFPLLSEYVKGSSEMYDLLLRKGVFCYEYLDRPSKLQERQLPPVEAFFDSLKKQPISSEDYEHATKVWRTMNCKTLGDYLVVYLQTDVLLLADCFEKFRAMSMKHFQLDPVKYISAPHMTFDAMLKMTRVHIDLIEDLEQYLFVKKGIRGGVASIFQRRAHISVDDDDDVEEKGVFSGEADKKSGAQIFALDATNLYGYSLSQDLPHGNYRWIEVDDPNEFNVLSLSDDSTTGYILEVDLEYPTCLHDSHNDFPLAPEKLCICPSQWSPLMHVLARKLMDPSQIRSAATGEKLIPHLGPRTNYIVYLKNLLYYLQLGMTLSKVHRILAFDQSPWMKDFVSFCTEQRKAAANNPFESDFWKKAINSCYGKFLQDKTKHINMSLVSDKRKFLTKTSKPNFKSVTIYNRKLVGIQMKPRSILLDRPITAGMVCLETSKMKLYKMHYDFIKPLYGDRCHLLMTDTDSLLYFLEEYEGNVDEDFFANRRYFDLSNYPKDSPYFCETNKKVRGTFKREDACDPIVDFVGLRAKMYSTRHRSEAVTSKAKGLPRCVMQSIGFEQYEDALYMNTSSQAAPSTCNFKSIRSKNLKLYTLTQEKKALSPLDTKRWLCKDNIHTFAFGHYRIKNE; translated from the exons ATGCCCATCGCGGTAGCGGGAAAACGTCTCTGCGTCAATCCCGATTACAAGTCTTCCCTCTTCACCTACGTGGGCTCCGATTGTGTAAAGAAATTTCTCGAATGGCTCAATGAACAGATCGAGGAAGCGCGCATTATCGATTTACATTGTTCAAAAGACAGTCTTGAACATATGTCTTCGCGTGATTGGAAGAAGTTTGTCTCGCAGCAGCATTGCGAGATGtgtggcattgaattcactataggCGTGAAAAAGTGCATCGACCATTGTCACTTGCAAGCGGATCGGATGCGATACGTGCTCT CAAATCTAgtggaattgatgaaaaacaaaactaGCACTATTGTAGACCCGGAAAGTGGGATGAAGCAGAACCAGAGCGCATTTCCTCTCCTCTCCGAATACGTGAAAGGATCGAGTGAAATGTACGATCTTTTGTTGCGCAAGGGTGTCTTTTGCTACGAATATCTGGACAGACCATCAAAACTTCAAGAGAGGCAGCTTCCGCCGGTCGAGGCATTTTTCGATTCGCTGAAAAAACAACCCATTTCATCGGAGGATTACGAGCATGCAACAAAGGTATGGCGAACAATGAACTGCAAGACCCTTGGTGATTATCTTGTAGTCTATCTCCAAACAGACGTTTTACTACTAGCcgattgttttgagaaatttcgTGCCATGtccatgaaacattttcaattagatCCAGTAAAATATATATCGGCCCCTCACATGACATTCGATGCCATGCTCAAAATGACAAGAGTTCATATAGACTTGATAGAAGACCTGGAGCAATATCTGTTTGTCAAAAAAGGCATTCGTGGAGGTGTCGCTTCCATTTTCCAACGACGGGCCCACATatctgttgacgatgatgatgatgttgaagagaAGGGGGTATTTTCAGGAGAAGCAGACAAGAAGAGTGGCGCGCAGATATTTGCCCTCGACGCAACGAATCTCTACGGCTACTCCCTCAGTCAAGATTTACCGCACGGAAACTATCGCTGGATCGAGGTTGACGACCCAAACGAATTTaatgttttgtctttgtcagaTGATAGCACTACAGGATACATACTAGAGGTGGACCTCGAATATCCTACTTGTCTACACGATTCGCACAATGACTTTCCTTTAGCGCCAGAGAAACTGTGCATATGCCCTTCGCAGTGGAGTCCGCTAATGCATGTTTTGGCGCGAAAACTAATGGATCCCTCACAAATACGAAGTGCCGCCACCGGAGAAAAACTGATTCCTCATCTTGGACCGAGAACAAATTACattgtctatctgaaaaacctGCTATATTATCTTCAGCTGGGCATGACGCTGAGCAAAGTGCATAGGATTCTGGCTTTCGATCAGTCGCCTTGGATGAAAGATTTCGTCAGCTTCTGCACGGAGCAGAGGAAGGCCGCGGCAAACAATCCCTTCGAATCTGACTTTTGGAAAAAAGCGATTAATTCTTGCTACGGGAAATTCCTCCAAGACAAAACAAAGCACATCAATATGAGTCTAGTGTCGGACAAGAGAAAATTCCTAACAAAAACGAGCAAACCGAATTTCAAGTCAGTTACCATTTACAATAGGAAACTGGTAGGCATACAAATGAAACCCCGCAGCATACTTCTGGATCGTCCCATCACAGCGGGAATGGTCTGTCTCGAAAcaagcaaaatgaaattgtacaaaatgcactatgaCTTCATTAAGCCATTGTACGGGGACCGGTGCCACCTGTTGATGACGGACACGGATAGCCTGCTGTATTTCTTGGAAGAATATGAGGGGAACGTGGACGAGGACTTCTTCGCGAACCGACGCTATTTCGATCTGTCTAATTATCCGAAAGACTCGCCCTACTTCTGCGAAACGAACAAAAAAGTTCGAGGTACTTTCAAGCGAGAGGATGCGTGCGATCCCATTGTGGACTTTGTTGGTTTGCGTGCCAAAATGTACAGCACAAGACATCGGTCGGAGGCAGTCACCAGCAAGGCCAAGGGTTTGCCCAGATGCGTTATGCAAAGCATTGGCTTTGAGCAGTACGAAGATGCGCTATACATGAACACATCTTCACAAGCGGCACCCAGTACGTGTAATTTTAAATCGATTAGGTCGAAAAATCTAAAGCTTTATACATTAACGCAAGAGAAAAAAGCTTTGTCACCATTGGACACGAAACGCTGGCTGTGCAAAGATAACATTCACACATTCGCCTTTGGACACTACCGCATCAAAAACGAGTAA